The Hyalangium gracile sequence ATGTTCAGCCCAAGCGCCTGCGCAAGCACCCACGAGGGCCCAAGAAGAAGACGAAGAAGGGTTACGTCTCAGGACGGTCTGCACGCCAGCACGTCTCCACCGCTCGTGTTCTGGCCTCCGGACGCATCGATCCAACATCTTGAAAGGGGTGGTTCTCAGGGGCTGATTCCGATGAGCTGCGGAATGGGGTACCTGGAGTAAATTTCAAGAAGGATTTGCTGGAGCCTCTCTGGGCGAGGTTGGCCCTGGCCATACCCCCATTGCCTCCGGAACTCTTGGGTAATGGTCTGGTGATAGGCGGACTGAAGCCGGTACGTCACTCCTGTCTTCGCGCCCCCGAGATAGAGGGGAATGAAGTGATGCTCCTGATACCCCTGGTGATTGGGGTAACTCAGCCTGCCGCCGCCTCACCGCGATCTCGTCTCGCGTCGGCCAAGGGTTGAGCACCGGCGGCTGTCTACGCCCGCCCAGGCTGCTACGGCCTCCCCTCTGTAGCGGGCGGCGAGCCATCACCCGTTCCATCTCGCCGACCGGATTTCCCTCTACAAAGGAGACGTCCCACCCAGCTGCTTCCAACGCCTCTTCATCCCAGTGCATCCACTCCAACAACTCTCCTGGCAGGAAGACGCTTGGAGCATCCATGCGCTCCACTTCCGGGAGCGGCTCCCCGGTCTCTCGAACAACCTGGCTCTCCGAGGCGCACCCCATCAACGAGAGACAGCAGACCAGCAGGCAGAGTCGTAGGAGCATGAGCGGCTCACATTCTGAGGAACCGGAACATCATAGTGGAGGCGCGGGAATCGAACCCGCCGCTCGGCGCATCGCTGGCGGTGGCGTCAGCTGCCCCCGACTTCCACGGGGAGGCGCAGCGTGAACCGCGCCCCGGCGCCGAGCTCACTCTCCACGTCGAGCGTCCCGTCGTGGCGCTCGGCAATCTGACGGCTGATGTGCAAGCCGAGGCCGAGCCCGGTGATGCTCCGGCTGGCCACGGCCCGCTCGAAGCGCTGGAAGATGCGCTGCTGGTCTCGTGGCGCAATCCCAGGGCCCTGGTCGCTGACCGAAACCTCCACCCGGTCTCCGCGCCGGCCCACGTCGATGCGCACCGGCTTCCCCTCGCCGTACTTCAGGGCGTTGGCGAGCAGGTTGTCGAGCACCTGCGCCAGCCGGGCCCGGTCCCCGTGGACCCATGCATCCTCGGAGACCTCCACCGTGAGGGCGACGCCCGCGGACTGGAAGAGCTCGCTCGCCTGATGCACCGTCTCGGTCACCAGCTCCCGGACCGACAGGGGCGCCATGTCCATGGTCAGCATCCCCGTGGCAATCCGTGACACGTCGAGCATGTCGTCGATGAGCCGCTCCACGCGCCGCAGCTGGCGAGCAGCCACCCCGAGGCGGTTGGTCAACGCCTCGGAGGGGAGCCCGGCCGAGCCCGGCTTCTGCAACGAGCGGCCCGCCAGCTCGAGCTGAAGCTTCAGCGAGGTGAGAGGCGTCTTGAGCTCGTGGGAGCAGATGCTGAGGAACTCGTCGCGAGCGGAGATCGCCTCGGTGGCTCGCTCATAGAGCCGCGAGTTCTCCACCGCCTGCGCGGCCTTCCCGGCGAGCTGCTTCGCGTAGGAAAGGTCCCGCTCCGTGTAGCTGCGCCGGGATGCGGCGAGCAGCAGGGAGAGGACTCCGAGCACCCTGCCGCGCGCCACGAGCGGCACGCAGATCATCGAGTGCACCTCCGCCTCGAGGATGACCTGGGCGTGTTCGTCGCTGAGGGCCATCTGCCCGATCTTCTCGCGCTCGAGGACCGGGATGAGCAGGGGCCTCGCCTCGAAGAGCGCCCGGGCAGGTGGGTTCTCCGGACGGTCCCTGCTGATGGCGAAGCGGGTGACCTTCGCCTTGACGGGCTCGTGTCGCGGGTCCGCGATGACGACCTCCGCACGGCGGACCGAGCCGTCGTCCTCGAGCAGGTCGATGAGGCACCAGTCTCCGAGCGTGGGCACCGCGAGCCGCGCCAGCGCGGAGAGCGTCTCGCGAGGGTCCAGCGATGAGGCCAGGACGTCTCCCGCGTTGGAGATGAACCGGCGCATCTCCTCCTCTCGCCGCTGCTCACGGATGTCACGCACGATGGCGACGTATCCGAAGACCTCTCCGTCGGCCGAGCGCGCCACCGAGGACAGGGTGCTCGTGAGGATGCGCTCACCGCCGCGGTGGCGATAGCTCACCTCGCGAGCCGCCGCTCCGGGCGCGTGCCCAGGCTCCGTCCCCTCGGCCTCGAGGATGGACACCGGCCGTCCGATGAGCTCACCCGGCGCATAGCCGAAGAGCGCGTTCGCCGCCGGGTTCACCAGCACGATGATGCGCTCGGGCGAGGTCATGATCACCGGCTCCGGGAGGTGCTGGTAGACGGCCTCGAACTCCGCGCTCTTGCGGAGGATGAGCTCCTGCGCCTCTCGCCGCTCGGTGACGTCCTCGTGGATGAGGACCAGCTGCCGGACCTCGCCGGCTGCGTCCTTCACGGGATAGAGGTTGCCCTCGACCCACCGCGCACGGCCCGCGAGCTGGGGCTCGGCCGCGTCGTAGCGGATGGCCGGGATGCGGCTGTTCTCGCCTCGCAGGGCTCGGTGGAAGTACGGGAGGATGCCCTGCTTCTCGAGCTGTGGGTCCGTCAGGACGTTGTAGTCGCGGAGGATGAAGTTCTCGACCACGTCCGGCGGGATGCGCCAGAGCGCGCGCCAGGCCGCGTTGACCTGCAGCGTCCGGCCCGAGACGTCGATCAGCTGGATGCTCAGCGGCGCGTTCTCGAAGAGGGTGCGCAGGCGCTCCTGCGTCTCGGCGAGCAGCTGCCCCTGGCTCTTGACCTTCGCTTCGAGCAACTCGTTGAGTTGCTCGAGCTGAGGGACCGTCCGGCCGTGGCCGGCGTCGTCATGCATGAAGGCAGTCTCGTCTGTTGTGGCTCCCAACGATAGCAATCAAGGGAGCTGCGCGGCCAGGCGCGCGCTACTCGTCCGAGGCGGAGGCTACCGCCGCGACGGAGCTGCTCAGGGTGGCTCCCGCCGGGAGCACGTCCGAGAGCTGCCGGCCCATCGTCCACCCGTCGTGGTAGAGCACGCCCACCGGCGCGATGGTCGAGTTCCGGTACAGCCCCATCTTCAGGTAGTTGAGCATCCCCGAGTACTGCGTGGCGCAGTAGCGCTTGGGCAGCACGAGCTGGCCGTTGTGGTACAGCTCCACGAAGCCCACGCTCGCGTTCGAGGACCACTTCGTGTGGAACACGAAGTCCTGCCACGCCCCACGCACCAGCGGCGCGCTCCACACCTGCGTCCCGCTGCAGTTCAGGCTGATCCGCTCGTTGTTGACCACGAACTCCACTGGCGGTGAACCGCTGTTACCCTCGTGGTGCCACTGCGCGAACACCTGCCACGTCTTCGGGGCCGGGAAGTCCGTCGCGAACATCGTGCTCCAGCGGTAGAAGTACTCCGAGCCCACCGGCTCGCGCGTCATCCGGTACAGCTCGTTGCGGTTGCCGCTGGCGTTGATGGGGTTGTCTCCCTGCCGCACCGTCACCTTGAGCGCATAGTTGCCCT is a genomic window containing:
- a CDS encoding ATP-binding protein, with the translated sequence MHDDAGHGRTVPQLEQLNELLEAKVKSQGQLLAETQERLRTLFENAPLSIQLIDVSGRTLQVNAAWRALWRIPPDVVENFILRDYNVLTDPQLEKQGILPYFHRALRGENSRIPAIRYDAAEPQLAGRARWVEGNLYPVKDAAGEVRQLVLIHEDVTERREAQELILRKSAEFEAVYQHLPEPVIMTSPERIIVLVNPAANALFGYAPGELIGRPVSILEAEGTEPGHAPGAAAREVSYRHRGGERILTSTLSSVARSADGEVFGYVAIVRDIREQRREEEMRRFISNAGDVLASSLDPRETLSALARLAVPTLGDWCLIDLLEDDGSVRRAEVVIADPRHEPVKAKVTRFAISRDRPENPPARALFEARPLLIPVLEREKIGQMALSDEHAQVILEAEVHSMICVPLVARGRVLGVLSLLLAASRRSYTERDLSYAKQLAGKAAQAVENSRLYERATEAISARDEFLSICSHELKTPLTSLKLQLELAGRSLQKPGSAGLPSEALTNRLGVAARQLRRVERLIDDMLDVSRIATGMLTMDMAPLSVRELVTETVHQASELFQSAGVALTVEVSEDAWVHGDRARLAQVLDNLLANALKYGEGKPVRIDVGRRGDRVEVSVSDQGPGIAPRDQQRIFQRFERAVASRSITGLGLGLHISRQIAERHDGTLDVESELGAGARFTLRLPVEVGGS